Genomic window (Gemmatimonadota bacterium):
GCCCCATCGGCGCATCAATGACCTGGGCGCGACCGGCGAGGGCCTGACCGCCGGCCAGGGTGCCGGACAGCAACATGTCGTTGGGGTTCTGCGGGAACGACATGATCACACGCGGACGCTCGCCGCCAGCGGCTCCTCCGAAGCCGCCCGGGCCGCCAGCCGCCGCGCCACCCTGCCCCTGTCCCGTCCCTGCTGTCGTACTGTCCCACGGCGAGAGGCGGAGCCGCGTCGCCATTGGGGTGATGTTCTGTCCCACGGGGGCTCCACCGGCACCACCAAACCCGCCGAAGCCTCCCCCGCCACCGCCAGCACTCAAGACGGGTGCCGTGTTGAAGTACACGGGCAGTTGCGCCCCATCATGGCCGTACATGATCGGGCTCCGGCGGTCCGACACGATCCCACGCATGACGGAGCCGCGAACGAAGAGCCCGGTGGGCTCTTCAACGGTGATCCCGCTCGTCAGCCCATACTCGGGGAAGATCGTGGCCGTGGAGCCCTCGACGAGGAGGGTTCCACCGGCCTGCACGAACTTTGCGAGTTCGGTGAGCCCCTCGATCCCCATGCCGCCGCGAATGTCGTCGGCCTGGTCCAGCGCCCCCAGGTTGGGCGTGGCATCACTCTTCTTGTAGGGGAGCGCCAGGGGACCTGTCTTCGGGATCCCGTTCACCTGCGCGATCGCGCTGCCCCCGACGTGCGGAAAGATGATGACGTCGTATTTCGCGCGCAGATTGCCGTCCCGCAGTTTGATGTCGGCGAAGTAGGTGAATGGCACGCCGAACCGCTCCAGGGCCGCCCGCACCCACCCCTCATCCTGCGTGCGCTGCCAGCTATGCACGTACCCGATGCGCGGCACGTCGAGGTCGTGGGTCTTGACCGTGGGCGCCGTGGCCGTGGCCCACGCCGACAATCCCAGGTCGGCCAGACTGGCCCCGAGGACAGCGCGGTCGCCGCCCGGGATGATGATCGCCCCGGCGCGGAACCGCTTGCCGTTGAGCTCGAAGTCCTCCTCGGCGGCCTGCATCGCCACGTTGGCGTGCTTGAAGCGGAAGGTGATGAGGTTGTTGTCGGTCGTGTGCTCGACCACGATCACCGGGCCGTTCCCCTCAATCCCGCCCTTCGCCTTCACGTCGGCCGCCACCGGCGACATCGCCGCCGCGAGGATCGCTTTCTCGGCGACGGGCAGGACCGTCACGTTGCGCATGAGCTGGTAGGTCCAGCCCGTGTCGTCGTACGGCCGCGGATTGGCCGGGGAGTAATTCTGGAGCGAGAAATACATCTCGGGGATACTGCGATACGGCTGGTCCCCACGAATGATGTAGTCACCCGCGGCGACGCTCACGTTTCCGAAGGTCCCGGCGGCATTCGCCGTGTGGAATTCGAGTCCCTGGAAGCGCAGGTCGTTCACGACACTGGCCACTTCCGCCTTGCGGCGCTGGTTGGCCGGCAGGACCCACGCATAGGTCGGTCCGGTCTTTGCCTTGTCGACCTGTCGCTTGCCCTTGAGCCAGAAGTTCTCGAGGTACGTCGCCTTGTTCTTCGCCACGTGGTTGAGCGTGATCAGCAAGGCGGACTGCTGGATGTTGGTGTTGTTGCGCGGCCCCCAGCTGATGGACGGCAGCGGCGGGTTCGGGCGGAACCACTCCCGCGAGGTCTGCGTGGCCCCGAGGCGCACCGTGCCGGTATCCGGGCCATACGACTGGACTTCATAGAAGCGGCCCGTCGCGTTGTGCGCGTGCGCCGCGAAGAACATGTAGTTGGGCACCCAGCCGTCGTAGAACCCATAGGTCCAGACGCCCGGCACGCCACGCTTGGTCATCTCCATGACCTCGTTCTTGGCCAGGATCCACCACTCATCCACCGTGATGGCGTCGATGGCCTCATTGTAGGGGCCGGTGCCGGTCGAGGCGTAGAGGTAGTTCGACGCCTCGTGCAGGTCGTGCATGATCGGCGGGTGCCACTCCAAAAAGAACGTGTTCACTTGCCGCGAGAGGTTCAGCAGTTGGCCGATATTGTCGCGGTTGTTGTCGTGGGCGACGTACTTGCCCCAGTACATCAGCGGCAAGCGCGTGGCGCCCGCCGGCAACTTCTTGTTGAAGTAATACGTGTCCACCTGCTTCTCGCGTCCGTCCACTTCGATCACCGGCGTGATCATGGTGATCACGTTATTGCGGATCGTGCGGATGTACTCGCTTTCCCCCACGGCGAGTCGGTAGGCGAGTTCCTGCAGCGCCTCCGGGCCACCGGTCTCCGGCGAGTGCATCCCCGACGTGATCCAGTACATCATCTTGCCATTGCTGATGATGCTGCGCGCCTGCGTGTCGGTCGTTTTCCGCGGGTCGGCGAGGGCGGCCATGTCCGCCTTGTACTTGTCCAGGTTGCGGATTGTGGCCTCATCGGCGACGACGAGCACGATCATGTCGCGCCCCTCCTCGGACTTGCCGATGGTCCAGGTCCTGACCCGGTCGCTGGCCTTGTCCAGCGCCTCGAAATAACGCTGGATGTCCTTGGCGTAGGTCAACTCACCGGGCTGCCCGATGATGCGCCCGTGGAACTTGAGGGGCGTGGGCACCGTCGCCGAATAGGGCAGGTGATCGACGAGCTCGGTGGTGATGCGCGGATCGCGGAGGTTCTCCTTGATCTTGCGGGTGTACTCTTCGTCAATCCGCTCCTGGGCGGGGAGCGCCGCCGCCGCGCCGAGGACCAGGGAGAGGAGGTGCCGGGAAGGGGACATGGGTTCCATCGGTGAAAGAAGCCTGCTCCTGAAATACGCAGCCGTCGCAGCGAGCGTTCGTCCGGGTGACCTTATCCACGCGCCGCGTGGCAGCCGGCGTCCCGTTCGGCTCGTACGGCGGGGTGGCCCTAATCCGAGACGGGCCGCTTCGGCCCCGCCAGCGCCTGGGTCAGCCGGTACAAGAACTCCTGGCCCTCGAAGAACGATTGAACGCGCATCCGCTCGTCCCGTCCATGGGCGCGAGCATCAACCGCAGGGTCACTGAACAACCCGGAGACTCCGTAGGCGGGCACGCCTAACGCACGGAAGAAGCGCATGTCCGTGGCGCCGGTGGACATGGTCGGGATGACGGGGATATTGCCCCACATCTCCCTCGTGATACGGCGAATAGGGTCCATCACCTCCTCGAGGAGCTTGGTTGCTGGCGATGGCGGGCGCTGAGACCGGATCAGGACCTTCACCCCGGTATCGCCGATCACCCGTCGCAGTGAATCGCGGACCTGCTCGGCCGTCTCGGTCGGGTAGATGCGGCAGTTGACGTTCGCTTCAGCAAGCTGCGGCAAGGCGTTGGTGGCATGCCCGCCCTTGAGTTCCGTGGCGACACAGCTGGTCCTGAGCATGGAGTTGTAGCGGGGATCCGCGGACAGCACGCGCAGGGCACTCCCGTCACGCGGGTTGGCCACCATGGCGCGCATCGCACGAGCAATCACCGGCTCCTCGACACCAGCTGTCCCGGTGAAGAACGCCCGGGTGACGTCACTCAGGTGCACCGGAAAGCGGTAGCGCCCAACCTTGGCCAGCGCATCGGCCAACTGCGTGATGGCGTTGTCGTCCCGGGGCACCGAAGAGTGGCCGCCCCGGTTCGTGACCTGCAACGTGAAGTTGGTTGTGACCTTCTCCGACGCCTGAACGGTGTTGGAGAGCGGCGTCCCGTTCCGGTGCGTCCCGCCGCCGCCCTCATTGATCACCCACTCGGCCTCCATCTTGTCCCGGTGGTTCTTCAACAACCAGTCGACGCCGTTGAACGCCCCGCTCTCCTCGTCGGCCGTCAGGGCCAGGATGATATCGCGCTCCGGTACCCATCCCTCGCGCTTCATCCGGAAGACGTTGGCGATGAAGATCGCTGCCATGGCCTTGTCGTCCGCCGTACCCCGCCCGTAGTAGTAGCCGTCCTTCTCCGTGAACTTGAACGGTGGAAACTCCGGGGACCAATCCTCGGGGAGCGCCTCGACCACGTCGATATGCGCGAGGAGCAGGAGCGGCTTCCCGGCCGCCGCGCCGCGCGACCCACGGAGGCGCGCGACCAGATTGTGCTTTTCGGGCCTCGGCCCGCCCACAAAGATGTCCGCTTCCGGAATCCCGGCGGCGCGCAGTCGTTGCGCCATGGCCACGGCCGCGGTCGTGATGTTGCCCGTGGTCACCGACGTGTTGATCTCGACGAGTTCCTTGTAGATCGCGTGCGCAACCTGTTGGTCCGCATTGAGCTGTCCCGGGCGGTACACCGTGGCCGCCGCCTGGGCAGTCGTCACGGCGGGAAGAAGCAGGACGGCGATCAAGCCGCCGGTTGCACAGGTGAGGAAAGGCCGCATGGAAGTCGGGCGCCAGGGTGAAGGGAGACACCGATTGTAACGCGCGCCGACGCGGCGCGCTAACTTGCCCCGCTCTGCTTCCCTGCCGACGGATGCGCACCTCGCCCTGGCTGTTCCTGTCCCTTGTCCCCGTGCTGCTCCCGGCGCAGGACCGCCTGCGCACGATGCCACGGTTTGAACGGTATCAGCAACTCAGCCGCGTCATTCCGGGCTCGGTACGGTCGGGCGCGATCACCGCGACCTGGGACGCGGACTCCCGGGGCTTCCGGTATCAGCACGGCGGAAAGGGTTGGCGATACGACCTCGCCACCCGGCGCGCGACCGAGTCGGGTACAAGCGCCGCGCCTAACGCGGGCCGACGCGGGGGGCCCGAACGCGGTCGCCAGTACGATGTGGCCGTGTCCCCGGACAGTACCCGAAAGGCTTTCTACAAGGACCGGAACCTCTGGATCGCGGATACCAGCGGGGCCAATGCATTCGCCGTGACCACCGACGGCAACGCCGAGGCGCGCACGAAGAACGGCTCCGCGTCCTGGGTCTACGGCGAGGAACTCGGCCAGGTCACCGCGATGTGGTGGTCTCCCGACGGCAAGCAACTCGCGTACTACCGCTTCGACGAGAGTCCGGTCAAGGACTTCTACCTCCAGATGGACCAGACCAAGGTCCAGAGCGCACTCGACGTCGAGGCTTACCCCAAGGCCGGGAGCCCCAACCCGGTCGTCGAGCTCTTCGTCTACGACGTCGCGAGCCGCCGCACGCAACGCATCGACGTGCGCCATGGCCAGCCGTTCACCAACGATGTGGTGGGGCACTATGTCTACGCGGTGGG
Coding sequences:
- a CDS encoding M20/M25/M40 family metallo-hydrolase, giving the protein MRPFLTCATGGLIAVLLLPAVTTAQAAATVYRPGQLNADQQVAHAIYKELVEINTSVTTGNITTAAVAMAQRLRAAGIPEADIFVGGPRPEKHNLVARLRGSRGAAAGKPLLLLAHIDVVEALPEDWSPEFPPFKFTEKDGYYYGRGTADDKAMAAIFIANVFRMKREGWVPERDIILALTADEESGAFNGVDWLLKNHRDKMEAEWVINEGGGGTHRNGTPLSNTVQASEKVTTNFTLQVTNRGGHSSVPRDDNAITQLADALAKVGRYRFPVHLSDVTRAFFTGTAGVEEPVIARAMRAMVANPRDGSALRVLSADPRYNSMLRTSCVATELKGGHATNALPQLAEANVNCRIYPTETAEQVRDSLRRVIGDTGVKVLIRSQRPPSPATKLLEEVMDPIRRITREMWGNIPVIPTMSTGATDMRFFRALGVPAYGVSGLFSDPAVDARAHGRDERMRVQSFFEGQEFLYRLTQALAGPKRPVSD